In one window of Blattabacterium sp. (Cryptocercus punctulatus) str. Cpu DNA:
- the mreC gene encoding rod shape-determining protein MreC, which produces MRDFFLKWRFFILFILLESTALFLSFSKNNFHQNIDTGSSNFIIGNIYKSIYRLRRYFFLDIENEKLINENAKLRHFIISSKIKKITKDFKKKNIDYLQQYIYTPVKIINNSIYEQENYITINKGSLDGIKTDMGIILSYGIAGIIIKTSPHFSIAISLLNPKIKVNARLKKNKYFGTVSWDGLDHEYIVLYDIPRHSIFYKGEIVETDGKSSTFPEGIPIGRVTCYKFDEKYANYVIKVKLFENFSTLENAYVVKNLFKKEWNNIQLYKVEHEQ; this is translated from the coding sequence ATGCGTGATTTTTTTTTAAAATGGCGTTTTTTTATTTTATTTATTTTATTAGAATCTACAGCACTTTTTCTCTCTTTTTCAAAAAATAATTTTCATCAAAATATTGATACTGGTTCTTCTAATTTTATTATTGGAAATATTTATAAATCTATTTATAGATTACGTCGTTATTTTTTTTTAGATATTGAGAATGAAAAACTTATAAATGAAAATGCAAAATTACGTCATTTTATTATATCCTCGAAAATAAAAAAAATTACTAAAGATTTTAAAAAAAAAAATATCGATTATTTACAACAATATATTTATACACCTGTAAAAATTATAAATAATAGTATATATGAACAGGAGAATTATATAACTATTAATAAAGGAAGTTTAGATGGAATTAAAACAGATATGGGGATAATATTATCTTATGGAATAGCTGGAATAATTATAAAAACTTCACCACATTTCAGTATAGCTATTTCACTTTTGAATCCAAAAATTAAAGTTAATGCTAGATTAAAAAAAAATAAATATTTTGGAACGGTAAGTTGGGATGGGCTGGACCATGAATATATTGTTTTATATGATATTCCTAGGCATTCTATTTTTTATAAAGGAGAAATAGTAGAAACAGATGGAAAATCTTCAACTTTTCCTGAAGGAATACCGATTGGGAGAGTTACTTGTTATAAATTTGATGAAAAATATGCAAATTATGTAATAAAAGTAAAACTTTTTGAAAATTTTTCTACTCTAGAAAATGCTTATGTTGTGAAAAATTTATTCAAAAAAGAATGGAATAATATTCAACTTTATAAAGTTGAACATGAACAATGA